A window from Variovorax sp. PBL-E5 encodes these proteins:
- a CDS encoding UbiX family flavin prenyltransferase yields the protein MHETAPRRIIVGISGASGAILGVRLLELLRELDVESHLIVSKSAQVTLAYETDLKLKDVTDLADHCYRSDDMAACISSGSYRTLGMVIAPCSMRTLAEIASANSSSLLTRAADVVLKERKRLVLLARETPLNLAHIRNMLAVTEMGAIVAPPVPAFYARPVNLEQMIDHTLGRVLDLFDIDTGGVKRWSGSSRHAQLPPANEDGDA from the coding sequence ATGCATGAAACGGCACCGCGTCGGATCATCGTCGGCATCAGCGGTGCCTCGGGCGCGATCCTCGGCGTGCGGCTGCTCGAACTGCTGCGAGAACTCGATGTCGAAAGCCACCTGATCGTCAGCAAGTCGGCGCAGGTCACGCTGGCCTACGAGACCGACCTGAAGCTCAAGGACGTGACGGATCTTGCCGACCACTGCTATCGCAGCGACGACATGGCGGCCTGCATTTCCAGCGGCTCGTACCGCACGCTCGGCATGGTGATCGCGCCCTGCTCGATGCGGACGCTGGCCGAGATCGCGAGTGCGAATTCATCCTCGCTGCTCACGCGTGCGGCCGACGTGGTGCTGAAGGAGCGCAAGCGCCTGGTGCTGCTGGCGCGCGAGACACCGCTCAACCTGGCCCACATCCGCAACATGCTGGCCGTCACCGAGATGGGCGCGATCGTTGCGCCGCCGGTGCCGGCCTTCTATGCGCGCCCGGTGAATCTCGAACAGATGATCGACCACACGCTCGGCCGCGTGCTCGACCTGTTCGACATCGACACCGGGGGCGTCAAGCGCTGGTCGGGCAGCAGCCGGCATGCGCAGTTGCCGCCGGCCAATGAAGACGGCGACGCCTGA
- a CDS encoding PilW family protein: MKSASHSQKGLSLIEMMIAISLGILLVGVVVSAYVAQSQVYKASQGQAAIQDADNAIAGLVGPTVRAAGFAGCSSISGAASNLVPGGSPPLGNLANVSTGVMGYDASNTAGDGSTLSIATDNANNDADPSHWSPSLDVQLAGHVLPGSDVLVVLGAVAGSAPTALTSGAGVAAGPLQVKDASAIAPGQFAAISDCGKSTIFLNTGAAISQTTIARDAGAAALTNAAATFPVNYGVGAQVIPLSQTAFFVSHTDADQSALMRATLTTTGWNIEQLVPGVESMQVLYGSNANFVIAQYVPAGAVTDWTAVSSVRLSFLIEGRAGSGTGAAASPYTLLGTAVTPPADTRLRHVYEMTINLRNATS, translated from the coding sequence ATGAAGAGCGCCTCGCATTCACAAAAGGGCCTTTCGCTCATCGAGATGATGATCGCCATCAGCCTCGGCATCCTGCTCGTCGGCGTCGTGGTCAGCGCCTATGTCGCGCAGTCGCAGGTCTACAAGGCTTCACAGGGACAAGCCGCCATTCAGGATGCAGACAACGCGATTGCCGGCCTCGTGGGTCCGACCGTGCGCGCGGCAGGATTCGCCGGATGCTCGTCGATCAGCGGCGCAGCCTCCAACCTGGTGCCCGGTGGGTCGCCGCCCTTGGGCAATCTGGCCAACGTATCCACGGGCGTGATGGGCTACGACGCCTCGAACACGGCGGGCGATGGCAGCACCCTGAGCATCGCGACGGACAACGCCAACAACGATGCCGACCCGTCCCACTGGTCGCCCTCGCTGGACGTGCAATTGGCAGGCCATGTGCTGCCGGGCAGCGACGTGCTGGTCGTTCTGGGCGCGGTCGCCGGCAGTGCCCCGACCGCGCTCACCAGCGGCGCCGGAGTTGCCGCAGGTCCGCTGCAGGTCAAGGATGCCAGCGCCATTGCGCCCGGCCAGTTCGCCGCGATATCCGACTGCGGCAAATCGACGATCTTTCTGAACACCGGCGCCGCCATCTCCCAGACCACCATCGCGCGCGACGCGGGTGCGGCCGCGTTGACCAACGCGGCTGCGACTTTCCCCGTGAACTATGGAGTGGGGGCACAAGTGATCCCGCTGAGTCAGACCGCCTTTTTCGTTTCGCACACCGACGCGGACCAAAGCGCGTTGATGCGCGCAACGCTCACCACCACCGGCTGGAATATCGAGCAATTGGTACCCGGCGTCGAGAGCATGCAGGTGCTCTACGGAAGCAATGCGAACTTCGTGATTGCGCAATACGTGCCAGCCGGCGCCGTGACCGATTGGACGGCGGTGTCCAGCGTGCGCTTGTCTTTCCTGATCGAAGGAAGGGCCGGCTCGGGGACAGGCGCCGCCGCGTCGCCCTACACGCTGCTGGGCACTGCCGTCACGCCGCCCGCCGACACGCGGCTTCGCCACGTGTACGAGATGACGATCAATCTGCGCAACGCCACGTCGTGA
- a CDS encoding type IV pilin protein, translating into MNDSFAFSNTRPRRTAISGFTLLELMITLAIVALLTVIAMPSYRSYVLRSHRSDAYAALTQDQAILERCYAQNYSYSQACAALPAFPQTSAQNFYTVVLTQSATSYLLTATPSGSQLADTACASLSIDQTNSKTALDSQGVASASCWGQ; encoded by the coding sequence ATGAACGATTCATTTGCTTTCTCGAACACGCGCCCACGCCGCACGGCCATCTCCGGCTTCACGTTGCTGGAACTGATGATCACGCTCGCCATCGTGGCGCTGCTGACCGTCATCGCAATGCCTTCCTATCGCAGCTATGTATTGCGATCGCACCGCTCCGATGCCTACGCGGCCCTGACGCAGGATCAGGCGATTCTCGAACGTTGCTATGCGCAGAACTATTCGTACAGCCAGGCATGCGCCGCTTTGCCGGCCTTTCCGCAGACATCAGCGCAGAACTTCTACACCGTGGTGCTGACGCAAAGCGCGACCTCATACCTGCTTACCGCGACCCCGTCGGGATCTCAACTGGCCGATACCGCGTGCGCATCCCTCTCCATCGACCAGACGAACAGCAAGACGGCGCTCGACAGTCAAGGCGTGGCCAGCGCTTCATGCTGGGGACAATGA
- a CDS encoding xanthine dehydrogenase family protein molybdopterin-binding subunit — MKRDIDLAEPAHKVIGHSVKRRDLLDKVTGQAVYAGDLTLPGMLHGKMLRSKIAHARVVRIDTSKALALPGVKAVLTHENVPRVLHYGSPHPRSASCTKDQYIFDTKVRYWGEGVAVVAAISEEIAEEALDLIEVEYEPLPAVFTVQDAMQPGAPLLHDVGPGGNLVLPPVIVKRGDIARGFAEADFVIEGEFELGRPTASYMEPNICVCQWDSNDKLTCWVSTQTAFMVRGALAEVLGVPLHRVRVLVDHMGGGFGAKQDLFQHEFLCALLARETRKPVRMEFTRKETFLGGRSRHPASIWLKQGFRNDGTITARQARVIYNSGAYGSHGPGVTTVGTNALSSLYRCDNVELEGLCVYTNNPIAGAFRGYGVVQTYYALDIQMDEAAARLGMDPAQLKLQNVVREGDIAPSGHPVVGHGLPDCVVRGMAEVDWEAQRRRPRDTSGPLRRGWGIGCEMHGSSAYPGIKEQGNAIVKMNEDGTATLLTGAAGLGTGAHTALAQIVAEELHLPFEDVSVVHGDTDVVPWDIGAFASHTTYLVGRAAQMAAAEVRQQVMQQAAIRLEAEPNALTWLDGRIVLREDPLRGLTVREAVSPTRGIPSAHIIGHGSYMPTKSYSFAAHFVEVAVDIETGQVHVLQVVPVHEFGKVIHPVAASGQIEGGIQQGIGHTLTEDYLVDTTTGRSLNASLVDYKMPLSMDMPPIRTVMLETAPDPGGPFGAKGVGEDPIVAIGPAIASAIYDAIGVRFRCYPITPEKVLQALAAQQ; from the coding sequence ATGAAGCGCGACATCGATCTCGCCGAGCCGGCGCACAAGGTCATCGGCCACAGCGTCAAGCGGCGCGACCTGCTCGACAAGGTCACCGGCCAGGCCGTGTACGCGGGCGACCTCACGCTGCCGGGCATGCTGCACGGCAAGATGCTGCGCAGCAAGATCGCGCATGCGCGCGTCGTGCGCATCGATACGAGCAAGGCGCTGGCGCTGCCCGGCGTCAAGGCGGTGCTGACGCACGAGAACGTGCCGCGCGTGCTGCACTATGGCTCGCCGCATCCGCGCTCGGCCTCGTGCACCAAGGACCAGTACATCTTCGACACCAAGGTGCGCTACTGGGGCGAAGGCGTCGCGGTGGTCGCGGCCATCAGCGAGGAGATCGCCGAAGAGGCGCTGGACCTGATCGAGGTCGAGTACGAGCCGCTGCCCGCCGTCTTCACGGTACAGGACGCGATGCAGCCCGGCGCGCCGCTGCTGCACGACGTCGGCCCCGGCGGCAACCTGGTGCTGCCGCCGGTGATCGTGAAACGCGGCGACATCGCGCGCGGTTTCGCCGAGGCCGACTTCGTGATCGAGGGCGAGTTCGAGCTCGGCCGCCCGACCGCGTCGTACATGGAACCCAACATCTGCGTCTGCCAGTGGGACAGCAACGACAAGCTGACCTGCTGGGTCTCGACGCAGACTGCCTTCATGGTGCGCGGCGCATTGGCCGAGGTGCTCGGCGTGCCGCTGCACCGGGTGCGTGTGCTGGTCGATCACATGGGCGGCGGCTTCGGCGCCAAGCAGGATCTTTTCCAGCACGAGTTCCTCTGCGCGCTGCTGGCGCGCGAGACGCGCAAGCCGGTGCGCATGGAATTCACGCGCAAGGAGACCTTCCTCGGCGGCCGCTCGCGGCACCCGGCCAGCATCTGGCTCAAGCAGGGGTTCAGGAACGACGGCACCATCACCGCGCGCCAGGCGCGCGTGATCTACAACTCGGGCGCCTACGGTTCGCACGGCCCGGGCGTCACCACCGTCGGCACCAACGCGCTGAGCTCGCTCTACCGCTGCGACAACGTCGAGCTCGAAGGCCTGTGCGTCTACACCAACAACCCGATTGCCGGCGCCTTCCGCGGCTACGGCGTGGTGCAGACCTACTACGCGCTCGACATCCAGATGGACGAGGCGGCCGCGCGCCTGGGCATGGACCCGGCCCAACTCAAGCTGCAGAACGTGGTGCGCGAAGGCGACATCGCGCCCTCGGGCCATCCGGTCGTCGGCCACGGCTTGCCCGACTGCGTCGTGCGCGGCATGGCCGAGGTGGACTGGGAAGCCCAGCGCCGCCGCCCGCGCGACACCAGCGGTCCACTGCGGCGCGGCTGGGGCATCGGCTGCGAGATGCACGGCTCCAGCGCCTACCCCGGCATCAAGGAACAGGGCAACGCGATCGTCAAGATGAACGAGGACGGCACCGCCACCCTGCTCACCGGCGCGGCCGGCCTCGGCACCGGCGCGCACACCGCGCTGGCGCAGATCGTCGCCGAGGAATTGCACCTGCCCTTCGAGGACGTCAGCGTGGTGCATGGCGACACCGACGTCGTGCCCTGGGACATCGGCGCCTTCGCCAGCCACACCACCTACCTCGTGGGCCGGGCCGCGCAGATGGCGGCCGCCGAAGTGCGGCAGCAGGTGATGCAACAAGCGGCCATCCGGCTCGAAGCCGAACCCAATGCGCTGACCTGGCTCGACGGCCGCATCGTGCTGCGCGAGGATCCGCTGCGCGGCCTGACGGTGCGCGAAGCGGTGTCGCCGACGCGCGGCATTCCGTCGGCCCACATCATCGGCCACGGCAGCTACATGCCGACCAAGTCCTATTCCTTCGCGGCGCATTTCGTCGAGGTCGCGGTCGACATCGAGACCGGCCAGGTGCACGTGCTGCAGGTCGTGCCGGTGCACGAGTTCGGCAAGGTGATCCATCCGGTCGCTGCATCGGGACAGATCGAGGGCGGCATCCAGCAGGGCATCGGCCACACGCTGACCGAGGACTACCTGGTCGACACGACGACCGGCCGTTCGCTGAACGCGAGCCTGGTCGACTACAAGATGCCGCTGTCGATGGACATGCCGCCGATCCGCACCGTGATGCTGGAGACCGCGCCCGACCCCGGCGGTCCCTTCGGCGCCAAGGGCGTCGGCGAGGATCCGATCGTGGCCATCGGCCCGGCGATCGCGAGCGCGATCTACGACGCCATCGGCGTTCGCTTCCGCTGCTACCCGATCACGCCAGAGAAAGTGCTGCAGGCCCTCGCGGCCCAGCAGTGA
- a CDS encoding (2Fe-2S)-binding protein — protein MKRVIQVRINGEERELVVEPYRSLLDTLRNEATLTGTKKGCDVGDCGACTVILDGNPVNACLVLAVEVAGRSVETIEGLQHAPDHVHALQDNFMRCGAAQCGFCTPGILMMGKSLLDHNPNPSTDEIRFALAGNICRCTGYTKIIEAISQTACAHKEEVQ, from the coding sequence ATGAAGCGAGTGATTCAAGTCCGCATCAACGGCGAGGAGCGCGAGCTGGTGGTCGAGCCCTACCGCAGCCTGCTCGACACGCTGCGCAACGAGGCCACGCTGACCGGCACCAAGAAAGGCTGCGATGTCGGCGACTGCGGCGCCTGCACCGTGATCCTCGACGGCAACCCGGTCAACGCCTGCCTGGTGCTGGCCGTCGAAGTCGCGGGCCGCAGCGTCGAGACCATCGAGGGCCTGCAGCATGCGCCGGACCATGTGCATGCGCTGCAGGACAACTTCATGCGCTGCGGCGCGGCGCAGTGCGGCTTCTGCACGCCGGGCATCCTGATGATGGGCAAGTCCCTGCTCGACCACAACCCGAACCCGAGCACCGACGAGATCCGCTTCGCGCTCGCCGGCAACATCTGCCGCTGTACCGGCTACACCAAGATCATCGAGGCGATCTCGCAGACCGCCTGCGCGCACAAGGAGGAAGTGCAATGA
- a CDS encoding pilus assembly protein yields MKTMRRVRSWVPGIRWWGIPLAVLLSMGGGLLEAMASNPTLLISQVPLALTTPGRPQVVFALANSSSMDGILSGAIMTGSGMRSIPIYADYGLVFPIDELGGSSSPVNYAVPAGFTPPRQPADSTGMAPYTAVDAQGWPVDNGPSRLNVAKAGIMATLQSYLQNTDFGLMDYQSEADGVYLTYAYYMSPDTGGFVYTNTQEPGKRYITNPCANYKSSATTLVGTTCDSIANSGLVDSATLSGSAYVQIGASSDDPNINDVYYLGTGLAPVFYKYGEPTPKSPYPPYFKLSDFNARRTLISYPNTAPAGQPNTSVPSNAGYAAYSSQILYAQRGFGFSKYASPGDGHVVVDMTKLGANPAATDVTAALNTFLPSLQSESMDIDAPDIKSVASQSPIAGLLTGVKSYFGRVAPNSVGGCAPQQYVVLLSDGLPTMDLSGGAWPPLGSAAAAGFGITANFNDDGSLASTNNQAVHDAIESTKALRSVGIKTYVVGLGAGVDPTLNPQAAATLKAIAVAGGTANYYPATSPAALVDDLNGILVAVQNAAASLTASSVNSSHLQSGSVEYQANLVSSDTPYQDWTGDLFAKALDPATGAPTGGPIWSARTLLDAQAAGTGWSSSRLIATWNPVLNAGVPFEWPGSAASSGISPAQQSLLQPSDTAGQSRLAYLRGDTSGEARNGGTFRNRSHLLGDIVDSQAAYVGAPNGTYFSTSYFTFQSRHANRAPMLYVGANDGMLHGINASNGSEQFAFVPNGVFSNLYQLSAPFYNQSHLFFVDGSPQSGDVQFSDGSWHTMLVGGENGGGRTVYALDVTDPSTLTSETAVANAVKWEFSDSDMGLSYSQPTIAAIAASPNYAVFFGNGYNSPSNHAILFAVNPQTGETIAKIDLCSASGVPSNACSATAPEGLSTVSVANSDGLQSAAITKVYAGDLQGNLWAIDVSSATPSAWSVKLLFQARDAAGAAQPITTAPVVTLNPQYPHIAGLFVMFGTGQFLTASDLSGTQVQSVYGILDSPTGSGYPYQRSNLQSQTLTLVTAAQSGLPQDILTATNSRVDFSSKVGWHDDLPIAGQRVMTDPQLLNGAFITTLNTPPSTSCGIRAAPVLLELNYATGGAFSQPQLDVNGNLVIDLNDAYNGSNPVGVGLGTAGYGSSPTILGPNKSNQMVKNITLSNGTQPSILNPNNNTHSIAWWQIQ; encoded by the coding sequence ATGAAAACAATGCGCCGCGTTCGCTCGTGGGTACCCGGAATCCGCTGGTGGGGCATTCCCCTGGCGGTGCTGCTGTCGATGGGAGGAGGCCTGTTGGAGGCCATGGCTTCCAATCCGACATTGCTCATTTCGCAAGTGCCTCTCGCATTGACGACGCCTGGGCGTCCGCAGGTCGTCTTCGCCCTCGCCAATTCATCGTCGATGGACGGCATCCTGAGCGGCGCGATCATGACCGGATCGGGCATGCGAAGCATCCCGATCTATGCCGACTACGGTCTGGTATTCCCGATCGATGAGCTGGGCGGTTCGAGTTCGCCGGTGAACTATGCGGTACCCGCCGGCTTCACACCACCGCGGCAGCCTGCCGATTCCACCGGCATGGCGCCTTACACGGCCGTCGATGCCCAGGGTTGGCCAGTAGACAACGGGCCGAGCCGGTTGAACGTCGCCAAGGCCGGCATCATGGCGACCTTGCAGAGCTACTTGCAAAACACCGATTTCGGGTTGATGGACTACCAATCCGAGGCCGATGGGGTGTACCTGACATATGCCTACTACATGTCGCCGGACACCGGAGGCTTCGTCTACACCAACACCCAGGAACCAGGGAAGCGATACATCACCAACCCGTGCGCCAACTACAAGAGCAGCGCGACAACGCTGGTCGGCACCACTTGCGATTCCATCGCCAACAGCGGACTGGTGGACTCGGCGACGCTGTCAGGCAGCGCGTACGTGCAAATCGGGGCGTCGAGCGACGACCCGAATATCAACGATGTGTATTACCTGGGAACAGGGCTTGCGCCGGTCTTCTACAAATACGGAGAGCCGACGCCCAAGTCACCCTATCCGCCCTACTTCAAGCTGTCTGATTTCAACGCACGGCGAACCCTGATCAGCTATCCCAACACTGCGCCCGCTGGACAGCCCAATACATCGGTGCCTTCCAACGCAGGCTATGCCGCATACTCGTCGCAAATCCTGTATGCCCAGCGTGGCTTCGGGTTCAGTAAATATGCCTCTCCCGGAGATGGCCACGTCGTCGTTGACATGACCAAGCTCGGCGCCAATCCGGCGGCGACCGACGTCACGGCTGCACTCAACACCTTCTTGCCTTCTCTTCAGTCCGAATCCATGGACATCGACGCTCCGGATATCAAATCGGTAGCCAGCCAGTCCCCGATCGCGGGCCTGCTGACCGGCGTCAAATCGTATTTCGGCCGCGTGGCCCCGAACAGCGTCGGAGGATGTGCGCCCCAGCAATATGTGGTCCTGCTCTCGGACGGTCTTCCGACCATGGATCTGAGCGGCGGTGCATGGCCGCCATTGGGCAGTGCCGCGGCCGCTGGCTTCGGCATCACGGCCAACTTCAATGACGACGGTTCCCTGGCATCCACCAACAATCAGGCGGTGCACGACGCCATTGAAAGCACCAAGGCGCTTCGCAGCGTGGGCATCAAGACCTATGTCGTGGGTCTGGGAGCCGGTGTCGACCCGACGCTCAATCCACAAGCGGCCGCCACGCTGAAGGCGATCGCCGTCGCAGGTGGAACCGCCAACTACTATCCCGCGACGAGCCCTGCTGCTCTTGTCGACGACCTGAACGGCATTCTCGTCGCGGTGCAGAACGCAGCAGCGAGTTTGACCGCCTCTTCCGTGAACTCCAGCCATCTGCAAAGCGGCAGCGTCGAATACCAGGCGAATCTCGTTTCCAGCGATACGCCCTACCAGGATTGGACCGGCGATCTGTTCGCCAAGGCATTGGATCCGGCGACCGGCGCGCCGACCGGCGGACCGATCTGGTCGGCCCGGACCTTGCTCGATGCCCAGGCCGCAGGCACCGGCTGGTCTTCATCACGCCTGATCGCGACCTGGAACCCGGTGCTCAATGCCGGGGTGCCGTTCGAATGGCCGGGTAGCGCGGCCTCTTCGGGGATCAGTCCGGCCCAGCAGTCGCTGCTGCAGCCTTCCGACACTGCGGGCCAAAGTCGACTGGCCTATCTGCGCGGCGATACCTCCGGCGAAGCTCGCAATGGTGGAACATTCCGGAATCGATCCCACTTGCTGGGCGACATCGTCGACAGCCAGGCCGCGTATGTGGGTGCACCGAACGGAACCTATTTCTCGACCAGTTATTTCACCTTCCAATCCAGGCATGCCAACCGAGCCCCCATGCTCTATGTCGGCGCCAACGACGGCATGCTGCATGGGATCAATGCGAGCAACGGCAGCGAGCAGTTCGCGTTCGTTCCCAATGGCGTGTTCTCCAATCTCTACCAACTCAGCGCGCCGTTCTACAACCAGAGTCATCTGTTCTTCGTGGACGGGTCGCCGCAATCCGGCGACGTTCAATTCTCCGACGGCAGTTGGCACACGATGCTCGTCGGTGGCGAGAATGGCGGGGGACGCACGGTCTACGCGCTGGATGTGACCGACCCGTCGACGCTGACCAGCGAGACGGCTGTGGCAAACGCCGTGAAGTGGGAATTCAGCGACAGCGACATGGGGCTTTCCTACAGCCAGCCGACCATCGCAGCGATTGCGGCGTCGCCCAACTATGCGGTCTTCTTCGGCAATGGCTACAACAGCCCGTCCAATCACGCGATTCTCTTTGCGGTGAATCCGCAGACGGGCGAGACCATCGCCAAGATCGATCTGTGTTCCGCGTCAGGCGTCCCGTCGAATGCGTGCTCGGCGACCGCGCCCGAAGGGCTTTCCACGGTGAGTGTGGCCAACTCGGACGGGCTTCAGTCCGCGGCCATCACGAAGGTCTACGCGGGCGACCTGCAGGGCAATCTGTGGGCCATCGACGTGAGCAGTGCCACGCCCAGCGCATGGTCGGTCAAGCTGCTGTTCCAGGCGCGGGATGCAGCCGGAGCCGCGCAACCTATCACCACCGCGCCTGTCGTCACCTTGAATCCCCAGTATCCGCACATCGCCGGGCTTTTCGTGATGTTCGGTACCGGGCAGTTTCTGACGGCCAGCGACCTCTCGGGTACGCAGGTTCAATCCGTCTACGGGATATTGGACAGCCCGACGGGAAGCGGCTACCCCTACCAACGCAGCAATCTTCAATCGCAGACGCTGACCCTGGTCACGGCCGCGCAGTCCGGGCTGCCGCAGGACATTCTCACGGCCACGAATTCGAGAGTGGATTTCAGTAGCAAGGTGGGCTGGCATGACGATCTTCCCATTGCCGGACAGAGAGTCATGACGGACCCGCAATTGCTCAACGGTGCCTTCATCACCACCCTCAATACACCGCCTTCGACCAGTTGCGGAATTCGGGCGGCACCGGTGCTGCTGGAACTCAATTACGCCACTGGCGGCGCGTTCTCCCAGCCGCAGCTGGATGTCAACGGGAATCTCGTCATCGATCTGAACGACGCCTACAACGGTAGCAATCCTGTGGGCGTGGGCTTGGGCACTGCGGGATATGGCAGTTCACCGACGATTCTCGGGCCGAACAAGTCGAATCAGATGGTCAAGAACATCACGCTGTCGAATGGAACGCAGCCATCGATCCTCAACCCGAACAACAACACGCATTCCATCGCGTGGTGGCAGATCCAGTGA
- a CDS encoding pilus assembly PilX family protein, with protein MNATTSSSQRGAVLLSTVMLLVMLTILALAAFSLNTTQTRVATNSADSMVAFQTAEGTLAQVENALIGGTYSDSSFAANQNGLYILDPTADPVWKNPAIWTSTSAVLQGFQGGSNAPSAYVIEKLPPVPKPGISTKTAIRVYRITVRATGKSGGSPVMLQSTVSLQ; from the coding sequence ATGAACGCCACGACGTCATCTTCACAGCGCGGTGCGGTGCTGCTGAGCACCGTGATGTTGCTCGTCATGCTCACCATTCTCGCTCTTGCAGCGTTTTCGCTGAACACGACGCAAACGCGTGTCGCCACGAATTCCGCGGACAGCATGGTGGCATTCCAGACGGCCGAGGGCACGCTCGCCCAGGTCGAGAACGCGTTGATCGGCGGAACCTATTCCGACAGCAGTTTTGCGGCAAACCAGAACGGGCTCTACATCCTCGACCCCACAGCCGATCCGGTTTGGAAGAACCCGGCCATCTGGACATCGACGAGCGCGGTGCTGCAAGGCTTTCAAGGCGGCTCGAATGCACCGTCAGCCTATGTGATCGAGAAGCTGCCGCCCGTGCCCAAGCCGGGCATCAGCACGAAGACAGCGATACGGGTGTACCGCATCACCGTGCGGGCGACCGGCAAGAGCGGAGGGTCTCCCGTGATGCTTCAAAGCACGGTGTCGCTTCAATAG
- a CDS encoding CobW family GTP-binding protein translates to MRFPDAQRADAPTDTAPVDIAQPVPVTILTGFLGAGKTTLLNHILTEKHGLRIAVIENEFGEVDVDSDLVMTSEEEIFQMTNGCICCVVDVRTDLVRILQTLLARPEPFDHILVETSGLADPTPVAATFFMDNEVARRVRLDGIVTLVDALHIESHLDDPQLRDHDNQAIDQIVSADRIIVNKTDLVDEATLQRVERRLCTLNEGGQVMRSNHAQVDLTQILGISGFDSASQLVTEADFLDLGGHRHDPSVASVSLVFDAPFRREALEEALRELLDADGENIFRLKGIVAIAGHPRRHVLQGVHRVLDLRPAESWGEAAPESKFVFIGRALDPLRLRLVLQACLQTDAMSVAA, encoded by the coding sequence ATGCGATTCCCCGATGCCCAACGCGCCGACGCGCCGACCGATACAGCGCCCGTCGACATCGCGCAACCCGTCCCGGTGACCATCCTCACCGGCTTCCTCGGCGCCGGCAAGACCACGCTGCTCAACCACATCCTGACCGAGAAGCACGGCCTGCGCATCGCCGTGATCGAGAACGAGTTCGGCGAGGTCGATGTCGATTCCGACCTGGTGATGACCTCGGAGGAAGAAATCTTCCAGATGACCAACGGCTGCATCTGCTGCGTGGTCGATGTGCGCACCGACCTCGTGCGCATCCTGCAGACGCTGCTCGCACGGCCCGAGCCCTTCGATCACATCCTGGTCGAGACCAGCGGCCTGGCCGATCCGACGCCGGTGGCCGCGACCTTCTTCATGGACAACGAGGTCGCGCGCCGCGTGCGGCTCGACGGCATCGTGACGCTGGTCGACGCGCTGCACATCGAGAGCCATCTCGACGATCCGCAATTGCGCGATCACGACAACCAGGCGATCGACCAGATCGTCTCGGCCGACCGCATCATCGTCAACAAGACCGACCTGGTGGACGAGGCGACGCTGCAGCGCGTCGAGCGGCGCCTCTGCACACTCAACGAAGGCGGCCAGGTGATGCGCTCCAACCATGCGCAGGTCGACCTGACGCAGATCCTCGGCATCAGCGGTTTCGACTCGGCCTCGCAACTCGTCACCGAGGCCGACTTTCTCGATCTCGGTGGGCATCGACACGATCCTTCGGTGGCCTCGGTGTCGCTGGTGTTCGACGCACCCTTCCGCCGCGAAGCGCTCGAAGAGGCGCTGCGCGAGCTGCTCGATGCCGATGGCGAGAACATCTTCCGCCTGAAGGGCATCGTCGCCATCGCCGGCCATCCGCGCCGCCATGTGCTGCAGGGCGTGCACCGCGTGCTCGACCTGCGGCCGGCCGAGAGCTGGGGCGAAGCCGCGCCCGAGAGCAAGTTCGTCTTCATCGGACGCGCGCTCGATCCGCTTCGGCTGCGCCTCGTGCTGCAGGCCTGCCTGCAGACCGATGCCATGAGCGTTGCCGCCTGA